In Phenylobacterium hankyongense, the sequence GCGACATCGGAACGATGGTGACGGTGCTGCCCGACACCACGAACGAGAGCTCGGAACCCTTGAGCAGGGCGCTCAGCGCTTCGCGCGGCGTCATCCTGCCGCGCAGCGGCTGCGCCATCCTGTTGGCCACCACAGGAGCGGACGAAATGATCTGCAGGCCCGACTCGCGGGAGTAGAGCAGCAACGCCGTGTCGAGAGACTGGCCGGGAATCTGGAATTCCTGCTGCGCGTCGAAATTCACCTTCTGGGTGGCGCTTAGAGCCGGGCTCGAAACCAGGAAAACCCCAACAGCCGCAACCCCGCACAGCATCGCACGACGAGCCATGTTCCCTCCCTCTTCTGTTTTTCGGAACCACATGGGGGGTCCGTTGGTTGTAAGACGTTTTGGTCAAGCTTTGCGGAAGTCGAATTTTCAACTTTCCGCAGCTCCGCACTTGGGCGGATCACCCCGCCCAGCGGCCCGCCGCTAACCGCGCGACGACCGTCCGCGGCCTTGAATGGCAGGGAGCCACGCCTGCGGCCCGGGCGCCTGCGGCCCGGGCGTCGCCGACCACGAGGACCTCATGATCGGAACAGAGGCCGGGGTCTTGCGGCGCAACACGAACTGACCGTCGTTGCTGAGTTCCACAGTCAGGGGGAAGGCCACCGGCAAGCCCAGGACCCAGGTGTCGGCGGCCTGCAGCTGGACCGTTCCGGTATATTGCAGGTTCGCCAGGTCGGCGTCGGCCATGACGATCGGGGTGGTCGCATAGCGGTTCACGTCGTCGATCACCGAGCGCAGGCTGGCGTTGCGGTATTCAAGCCGGCCTGAGGTCCAGGCCGCGCCACCCGGATCGTCGCTCATGGCCAGGATGAGGCGGGCGCCGTCGCGCTCCATCCTCAGGCGCTGGCCGGCGTGGATCTGGATCGCCGACCTGGCTGCCGGATCCTCGCGCACCGCATCGAGGTTCGGGTCGGGGGCGACCGACACGATGCCCTCGGTCACGGTCAGGGTGACCGCGCGGCTTTCGATATTGACGTCGAACGCCGTCCCGACCGCGGTGAACTCGCCAAGCGGCGTATGCACCACGAAGGGACGCTGGCGGTCATGGGCGACCTGGAACAGCGCTTCGCCTGCATTGAGCCCCACGGTCCTTCGATGACCCTCGAAGGCCACCTTCAGGGTGGTCATGGCGCCGAGGCGGACGTGCGAGCCGTCCGCCAGCTGGGCCTCCATGTGCTCCGCCCGCTGGGTCTTGAATTGCTGGCTTGGATGGATACGGGCGTCGCTCCACAAGCCGCCGGCCACGGCCAGGAGCAGGACGGCGCCCAGGGCGGCGGCGACCGGCGAGATCAGCCTGAGCGCGCCTCGCTGCGCCTTGCGCCAACGGCCCACGGACAGGCTGACGCTATAGCGGTCGAGCGCCAGTTCCTCGGCGGTCGGTGCCTCGACCTCGGCCGACTGCATCAGCGCCCAAGCCGCTTCCACCCGCTCGTACGCCGCACGATGGCTTTCGTCCGCCTCCAGCCACTCGCCCCACGCCAGCAGATCCTCGCGCCCGACATCTTCCTGGAGCAGGCTGACGAACCATTCGCGCGCGCGGGCGTCCACATCGATCTGCGGCCGGGTGAAAAATGCCTTCATCGCACTCATGCCCGTCTGTCTTCGCGATCAAGCGCTTGCTGAACGTGCTCGATCGCACGCGCGAGATACAATCTGACCATCCTGTCGCTGACCCCCAGACGCTCGCCGATCTGGGCGGTCGCGAGATCCTCCTGGCGGCGCAGCAGGAACGCCTGGCGGCAGCGCGGCGGCAGTTCATTGAGCGCCGCCTGCACCAGATGCAGCTGCTGACGCGCGGCCAGGGCCGCCTCCTGCGCGCCCGCGCCCGAAGGCGGCTGTTCCTCCCCGGCCGGGAAGCGCGCCTGCAGGCCTTTGCGGCGCAACATGTCGGTCGCGACGTTGGACGCGATCCTGAAGAGGTAGGCGCGCAGGAACGACGGCTGGTCGGACCGGTCCAACTGAAGCAGGCGTACATAGGCTTCCTGGGCGGCTTCGCGCGCGTCCGCGTCGCTTCTCAGGCGCGCCCGCAGGAACCGGAGCAGGGTTTCGTTGTGCTCGCGGAACAGGCGTTCGACCAAACCGGGCGCAGGGCGGTCGCCGCCGGACGGACTATCGGCTTCCGCCTCCAGCTTGCCGATTTTCGGTTCAGCCCGATTGGACATTCGCCCGCCCTTGTCGCGAGAGTTCGCTCGCTCGAACCTAAGACGTTCCAGGCTTCAAAACAGGAAATGGATAACGACAGAATCCCGGCGAAATTCGCTGCAGGTGTTGCTGGAGCGCGCCGCTCGGCAACATGCGAGCCGGCCGGCTCGGCCAAATCCGAAAAAACTGGAGCGGCCGGGGGGAATCGAACCCCCGACATTCAGCTTGGGAAGCTGACGTTCTACCTCTGAACTACGGCCGCGCCGGACCGCGCGGGGCGGCCGGGGGCGGAACATAGCGGCGCCGGCGGCCGGGGCCAAGGGGTCGGCGCGGGCTTCATCGAGCCGGGGCTTGGGCCTAGGCTCGCGGCCATGTCCGAACCCCTCACCTACGCGCGCTACCTGGCGCTCGACGACTTGCTCGCCGCCCAGCGGCCGCAGAGCGACCGCCACGACGAGATGCTGTTCATCGTCATCCACCAGGCCAAGGAGCTGTGGCTCAAGGAGATCATCCACGAGGTGAGCCTGGCCAAGCGGCTGGTGGTCGCCGGGACCCTGGAGCCGGCCTACAAGGCGCTGGCGCGGGTCAGCCGCATCCAGACCATCATGACCCTGTCGTGGGACGTGCTGGCGACCATGACGCC encodes:
- a CDS encoding RNA polymerase sigma factor; this translates as MSNRAEPKIGKLEAEADSPSGGDRPAPGLVERLFREHNETLLRFLRARLRSDADAREAAQEAYVRLLQLDRSDQPSFLRAYLFRIASNVATDMLRRKGLQARFPAGEEQPPSGAGAQEAALAARQQLHLVQAALNELPPRCRQAFLLRRQEDLATAQIGERLGVSDRMVRLYLARAIEHVQQALDREDRRA
- a CDS encoding FecR family protein, coding for MDARAREWFVSLLQEDVGREDLLAWGEWLEADESHRAAYERVEAAWALMQSAEVEAPTAEELALDRYSVSLSVGRWRKAQRGALRLISPVAAALGAVLLLAVAGGLWSDARIHPSQQFKTQRAEHMEAQLADGSHVRLGAMTTLKVAFEGHRRTVGLNAGEALFQVAHDRQRPFVVHTPLGEFTAVGTAFDVNIESRAVTLTVTEGIVSVAPDPNLDAVREDPAARSAIQIHAGQRLRMERDGARLILAMSDDPGGAAWTSGRLEYRNASLRSVIDDVNRYATTPIVMADADLANLQYTGTVQLQAADTWVLGLPVAFPLTVELSNDGQFVLRRKTPASVPIMRSSWSATPGPQAPGPQAWLPAIQGRGRSSRG